From the genome of Miscanthus floridulus cultivar M001 chromosome 10, ASM1932011v1, whole genome shotgun sequence, one region includes:
- the LOC136486161 gene encoding WRKY transcription factor 23-like — protein sequence MACVADREAAVREVAQVYELIMVQQPLLLLHSQQPPPSTTQLAQSLLSKALRALNVALSVMKQQQQPAAGPPAVTPISVVKAKPHQLSPPSPASADTQAAIVPSTATRGAKRRRSSVAMDGKKKIKSSSWATVTAVPYDDGYEWRKYGEKKINGTLFTRSYFRCTYKGDAGCQATKHVQQVDNNSDDPPMFHVTYNNDHTCNSCSKAAAANTGSSSNNLAALLAGCCNMKQEPTGQHAAAAAMNMKQKEPPLLLPPLVDLQPSACLPHEQIPQCQEPLFPVSMEQQFCGALRDDDGEIPSATGSCISGETSWDGYSGDMAAAEDDPLHDLERFLFMDMDY from the exons ATGGCTTGCGTGGCGGACCGTGAGGCCGCGGTGAGGGAGGTGGCGCAGGTGTACGAGCTCATCATGGTCCAGCAGCCTcttctcctcctccactcgcAGCAGCCGCCGCCATCGACGACCCAGCTGGCGCAGAGCCTCCTCAGCAAGGCGCTGCGAGCCCTCAACGTCGCCCTCTCCGTCAtgaaacagcagcagcagcctgcTGCCGGTCCACCAGCAGTGACACCAATAAGCGTCGTCAAAGCTAAGCCTCATCAGCTCTCGCCGCCCAGCCCGGCGTCTGCTGACACCCAAGCCGCCATAGTACCCAGCACGGCAACAAGAGGCGCCAAAAGAAGAAG ATCATCAGTAGCGATGGACgggaagaagaagatcaagtcATCATCATGGGCGACGGTAACCGCCGTGCCCTACGACGACGGCTACGAGTGGAGGAAATACGGCGAGAAGAAGATCAACGGGACGCTCTTCACGAGGAGCTACTTCCGGTGCACCTACAAGGGCGACGCCGGCTGCCAGGCCACCAAGCACGTCCAGCAGGTGGACAACAACAGCGACGACCCGCCCATGTTCCACGTCACCTACAACAATGACCACACCTGCAACAGTTGTTCCAAAGCTGCTGCAGCCAACACcgggagcagcagcaacaacctCGCTGCATTGCTAGCAGGCTGCTGCAACATGAAGCAAGAACCAACTGGTCAGCATGCTGCTGCGGCGGCCATGAACATGAAGCAAAAAGAGCCACCGCTGCTGCTGCCTCCTCTGGTGGACCTCCAGCCTTCCGCCTGTTTGCCTCATGAACAAATTCCACAGTGCCAAGAGCCGCTGTTTCCTGTAAGTATGGAGCAGCAGTTCTGTGGTGCTTTAAGAGACGACGATGGTGAAATCCCGTCGGCTACTGGTTCGTGCATCTCCGGCGAGACCAGCTGGGATGGGTATTCTGGGGACATGGCGGCGGCTGAAGATGACCCTCTCCACGATCTGGAGCGCTTCCTCTTCATGGACATGGACTACTAG
- the LOC136486160 gene encoding vacuolar-sorting receptor 1-like, which yields MGSRSAGAMLWLLVCAALLLGCCQGRFVVEKNSLKVTAPDDLKGTYECAIGNFGVPQYGGTMVGIVAYPKANRKACKSFDDFDISYKAKPGAFPTFLLVDRGDCYFAKKAWNAQKAGAAAILVADDKDEPLITMDNPEESGNTDYLENITIPSALITKSFGDRLKKAIDKGDMVNVNLDWREALPHPDERVEYEFWTNSNDECGPKCDSQIDFVKSFKGAAQVLEKKGYTEFTPHYITWYCPEAFILSKQCKSQCINHGRYCAPDPEQDFSKGYDGKDVVVQNLRQVCVFKVAKEHKKPWLWWDYVTDFAIRCPMKEKKYTKECAEGVIKSLGLDHKAIDKCIGDPDADEENPVLKAEQDAQIGKGSRGDVTILPTLVINNRQYRGKLDKGAVLKALCAGFRETTEPAVCLSEDIQTNECLENNGGCWQDKAANITACKDTFRGRVCECPVVKGVKFVGDGYTHCEASGSGRCEINNGGCWKDTKNGRTYSACTDDGCKCPDGFKGDGKHKCEDIDECKEKTACQCKECKCKNTWGSYECGCSGGLLYMREHDTCISKNGASEAGWGFLWVVFFGLVAAGIAGYAVYKYRIRRYMDSEIRAIMAQYMPLDNQGDVQSHSHHIEM from the exons ATGGGGTCCCGATCCGCCGGCGCGATGCTGTGGCTGCTGGTGTGCGCGGCGCTCCTGTTGGGCTGCTGCCAGGGGAGGTTCGTGGTGGAGAAGAACAGCCTCAAGGTGACGGCGCCCGACGACCTCAAGGGCACCTACGAGTGCGCCATTGGCAACTTTGGGGTGCCCCAGTACGGCGGCACCATGGTCGGCATCGTCGCCTACCCCAAGGCCAACAGGAAGGCCTGCAAGAGCTTCGACGACTTCGACATCTCCTACAAGGCCAAGCCGGGGGCGTTCCCCACCTTCTTGCTCGTCGACAGGGGAG ATTGCTACTTTGCAAAGAAGGCATGGAATGCACAGAAAGCAGGAGCAGCAGCAATCCTTGTCGCTGATGACAAAGACGAACCTCTAATTACAATGGACAACCCTGAGGAGAGTGGCAACACGGATTATTTAGAGAACATCACTATTCCTTCGGCGTTAATAACCAAGAGCTTTGGGGACAGGCTCAAGAAAGCAATTGACAAAGGTGACATGGTTAATGTGAATTTGGATTGGAGGGAGGCCCTGCCCCATCCTGATGAGCGTGTTGAGTATGAATTTTGGACCAACAGCAATGATGAATGTGGCCCAAAGTGTGATAGTCAGATTGATTTTGTCAAGAGCTTCAAAGGAGCAGCGCAGGTGCTTGAGAAGAAGGGCTATACGGAGTTCACTCCTCACTACATCACCTGGTATTGCCCAGAGGCCTTCATTTTGAGCAAGCAGTGCAAGTCCCAGTGCATCAATCATGGGAGATACTGTGCACCTGACCCGGAACAGGATTTTAGCAAAGGATATGATGGCAAAGATGTGGTGGTCCAGAACTTGCGCCAAGTTTGTGTCTTTAAGGTTGCTAAGGAGCACAAGAAGCCTTGGTTATGGTGGGACTATGTTACTGATTTTGCGATTCGGTGCCCAATGAAGGAAAAGAAGTACACAAAGGAGTGTGCTGAAGGGGTTATCAAGTCGCTTG GCCTTGATCATAAAGCAATAGATAAGTGTATTGGTGATCCAGATGCTGATGAGGAAAACCCTGTTCTGAAAGCTGAACAGGATGCACAG ATTGGCAAGGGCTCTCGTGGTGATGTTACCATCTTACCAACTCTGGTAATCAACAATAGACAATACAGAG GGAAGCTTGACAAAGGAGCAGTTCTTAAAGCACTTTGTGCTGGTTTTAGGGAAACCACTGAGCCAGCTGTTTGCTTGAGTGAAG ATATACAAACAAATGAGTGTCTCGAGAACAATGGCGGCTGTTGGCAAGATAAGGCTGCTAACATCACTGCATGCAAG GATACCTTCCGTGGAAGAGTTTGCGAGTGTCCAGTTGTGAAAGGAGTAAAATTTGTTGGTGATGGCTATACTCACTGTGAAG CTTCCGGATCTGGGCGATGTGAAATTAACAATGGAGGATGCTGGAAGGATACCAAGAATGGTCGGACATACTCAGCCTGTACT GATGATGGCTGCAAATGCCCAGATGGATTCAAGGGTGATGGTAAGCACAAATGTGAAG ATATTGATGAATGCAAGGAAAAGACTGCATGTCAATGcaaagaatgcaaatgcaaaaacACATGGGGAAGCTATGAGTGCGGCTGCAGTGGAGGCTTGCTTTACATGAGGGAGCATGATACATGCATAA GCAAAAATGGAGCATCAGAAGCAGGCTGGGGCTTCTTGTGGGTCGTCTTCTTCGGCCTTGTTGCAGCAGGAATTGCAGGATATGCAGTGTACAAGTACAGGATCCGG AGATATATGGACTCAGAGATCCGTGCTATCATGGCTCAGTACATGCCCCTGGACAACCAAGGAGATGTCCAGAGCCATTCTCATCATATTGAGATGTGA
- the LOC136487925 gene encoding cytochrome P450 78A5-like, which yields MGLLAARLACLTDTVAILLEWVMARMVLHPGIQSKTQAELDAVVACGCAISDADVARLPYLQRVVKETFRVHQPGPLLSWARLVVHDAVVGGHLVPAGTTAMVNMWAITHDPAVWADPSAFRPERFEEENVSVLGGELRLAPFGAGRRVCPGKTLALATIHLWLAQLLHRFQWAPADGGVDLAERLRMSLEMEKPLVCKPTPRW from the coding sequence ATGGGGCTGCTGGCCGCTCGCCTGGCCTGCCTGACCGACACGGTGGCGATCCTGCTGGAGTGGGTGATGGCGCGGATGGTGCTGCACCCGGGGATCCAGTCCAAGACGCAGGCGGAGCTGGACGCCGTCGTGGCCTGCGGCTGCGCCATCTCCGACGCCGACGTGGCCCGGCTGCCCTACCTGCAGCGTGTCGTGAAGGAGACGTTCCGCGTGCACCAGCCCGGCCCGCTGCTCTCGTGGGCGCGCCTCGTCGTGCACGACGCGGTGGTCGGAGGCCACCTCGTCCCCGCGGGCACCACGGCCATGGTCAACATGTGGGCTATCACGCACGACCCCGCGGTGTGGGCAGACCCCTCCGCGTTCCGGCCCGAGCGGTTCGAGGAGGAGAACGTGAGCGTGCTGGGCGGGGAGCTCCGGCTCGCGCCGTTCGGGGCCGGGCGGCGCGTGTGCCCCGGCAAGACGTTGGCGCTCGCCACCATCCACCTCTGGCTCGCGCAGCTGCTGCACCGCTTCCAGTGGGCGCCGGCTGACGGTGGCGTCGACCTGGCGGAGCGCCTTAGGATGTCGCTGGAGATGGAGAAGCCCCTCGTGTGCAAGCCCACGCCCAGGTGGTGA